One window of the Candidatus Hydrogenedentota bacterium genome contains the following:
- a CDS encoding acyl-CoA carboxylase subunit beta, protein MADIPPPAPAPLRALTEDILAQEAVLREGGGQAGRERQKRLGRLTARERIAALLDSPEQFFELNLWAAYEMYPMVGDVPAAGAVTGIGSVHGKPCMIVANDATVKAGAFFPQTCKKLLRAQRIAFECALPTIYLVDSAGVYLPLQDEIFPDEDDFGRIFRNNAVISAAGVPQLAAIMGNCIAGGAYLPVLCDKLLMTEGSGLYLAGPSLVKAAIGQVVDPEELGGASMHAAISGTIDFREPTDEACLDRIRSLIELLPGEKWNESLDGDLSTRPAKDPESVYALVSADGRKEYDTHALLETIVDAGSMQEFKADYGQTLITTYAKIGGIAVGIVANQRQRVQSVKEGLQIGGVLYAHSADKAARFVMDCNQTGIPLVFIQDVFGFMVGRDAEQSGIIRSGAKLVNAMSNSVVPKITVVVGGSFGAGNYAMCGKAYDPRFIFAWPCARYAVMGADQASGTLFDIMKKSAERDGKEFDTEDMNRLREIVKKDYEHKTDIRYGAARGWIDAIIAPHTTRSVLITALSLAKRTPPPARYHTGVLQT, encoded by the coding sequence ATGGCAGACATACCTCCTCCAGCTCCGGCTCCGTTGCGGGCGCTCACGGAGGACATCCTCGCGCAAGAAGCGGTGTTACGCGAAGGCGGTGGCCAAGCAGGACGCGAGCGCCAGAAACGACTCGGCCGTCTTACGGCGCGGGAGCGCATCGCGGCGCTGCTTGACTCGCCGGAACAGTTCTTCGAGCTCAATCTGTGGGCCGCTTACGAGATGTATCCGATGGTTGGCGATGTGCCCGCCGCGGGTGCCGTTACCGGCATCGGTTCTGTGCACGGCAAACCGTGCATGATTGTTGCCAACGATGCCACCGTGAAAGCGGGCGCCTTCTTTCCTCAAACCTGCAAGAAACTGCTTCGCGCGCAACGCATCGCCTTTGAGTGCGCGCTGCCCACCATCTACCTTGTCGATTCCGCGGGGGTCTACCTGCCGTTGCAGGACGAGATCTTTCCCGATGAAGACGATTTCGGGCGCATCTTCCGCAACAATGCGGTCATTTCGGCGGCGGGTGTGCCGCAACTCGCGGCGATCATGGGGAACTGCATTGCGGGCGGCGCGTACTTGCCCGTGCTCTGCGACAAACTACTCATGACCGAGGGCAGCGGGCTTTATCTTGCTGGACCCTCTTTGGTGAAGGCTGCGATCGGGCAAGTCGTCGATCCGGAAGAGCTTGGCGGCGCGAGTATGCACGCGGCGATCAGTGGGACGATTGATTTCCGCGAGCCTACAGACGAAGCATGTCTTGATCGTATCCGTTCCCTGATCGAGTTGCTGCCCGGAGAGAAATGGAATGAATCCTTGGACGGCGATCTGTCGACGCGTCCCGCCAAGGATCCCGAATCTGTCTACGCCCTCGTGAGCGCGGACGGACGCAAGGAATACGATACGCACGCGCTGCTTGAAACCATTGTAGATGCGGGTTCCATGCAGGAATTCAAGGCGGACTACGGCCAAACACTTATCACAACTTATGCGAAGATTGGGGGCATTGCCGTAGGCATCGTGGCGAATCAGCGTCAGCGCGTGCAGTCAGTGAAAGAGGGTTTGCAGATTGGCGGCGTGCTCTACGCTCACAGCGCCGACAAAGCCGCGCGATTCGTCATGGACTGCAACCAGACCGGCATCCCGCTGGTCTTCATTCAGGATGTTTTCGGCTTCATGGTTGGCCGCGATGCCGAACAATCCGGCATTATCAGAAGCGGCGCCAAACTCGTCAATGCGATGAGCAATTCCGTGGTGCCCAAGATTACCGTAGTGGTCGGCGGTTCATTTGGCGCGGGTAACTATGCGATGTGCGGCAAGGCCTACGACCCTCGCTTCATTTTTGCGTGGCCCTGCGCCCGCTACGCGGTGATGGGCGCAGACCAGGCCTCCGGGACGCTCTTCGACATCATGAAGAAAAGCGCAGAACGCGATGGCAAGGAATTCGATACCGAAGACATGAATCGGCTGCGCGAGATTGTGAAGAAGGACTACGAACACAAGACGGACATTCGATACGGCGCCGCGCGCGGCTGGATCGACGCTATCATCGCTCCTCACACCACGCGAAGCGTGCTGATTACCGCGCTAAGCCTGGCGAAGAGGACTCCGCCTCCTGCGCGGTATCACACGGGGGTGTTGCAGACGTGA
- a CDS encoding glycoside hydrolase: MREQLIRQVLIAFAVVSGSIAAAQEAAQSKEAPVAMEAGRNFVYVCSDAGAGAYEAFPDVCRLQDGRLMSVFYAGWTHVSLPDAEHPKGGRVSMCFSSDEGKTWTPAETLFDGPDDDRDPSIVQLSDGRILCNFFTLRHKGEKGYRGIGSWMVESADNGKTWSEARLISSYYCSSPIRELKNGDLILGLYDETGDDAFGAVIISKDKGKTWSPPVDIPNGGLRLDAETDVIELKDGSLYAAQRTSSESMRYSISKDGGQTWSVSEPMGYSGHCPYLYRTPDDIILCAHRLPKTSLHFSLDECKTWSDNVVVDEEHHGAYPSMVALKDGSILIVYYEEGEGSSIRARKFKATKQGIEWLTW, from the coding sequence ATGCGCGAGCAACTCATACGTCAAGTTCTGATCGCTTTTGCCGTAGTTTCCGGGAGCATCGCAGCGGCTCAGGAAGCTGCGCAATCCAAGGAGGCGCCTGTCGCGATGGAGGCCGGCCGGAATTTCGTCTACGTTTGCTCGGATGCCGGTGCTGGAGCGTATGAAGCCTTCCCCGATGTGTGCCGACTTCAAGATGGCAGGTTGATGAGCGTTTTTTACGCGGGCTGGACGCACGTGTCGCTGCCCGACGCGGAACACCCAAAAGGTGGTCGCGTGAGCATGTGTTTCTCATCCGATGAAGGCAAGACGTGGACGCCCGCGGAGACCTTGTTCGACGGTCCAGACGATGATCGAGATCCGTCAATCGTGCAACTCAGCGACGGAAGAATCTTGTGCAATTTCTTCACGCTCCGTCATAAGGGTGAAAAAGGTTACCGTGGAATTGGCAGTTGGATGGTGGAGTCGGCGGACAACGGGAAAACCTGGTCGGAAGCACGGCTCATCAGCTCCTACTACTGCAGTTCGCCCATTCGCGAGTTGAAGAATGGGGACCTTATTCTGGGGCTCTACGACGAGACGGGCGATGACGCCTTTGGCGCTGTCATCATCTCGAAGGACAAGGGAAAGACTTGGAGTCCGCCGGTGGACATCCCAAACGGGGGACTGCGTCTGGATGCGGAAACCGACGTCATCGAGTTGAAAGACGGAAGCCTCTATGCCGCGCAGCGCACATCTTCGGAGAGTATGCGGTATTCGATTTCCAAAGACGGCGGGCAAACGTGGAGCGTCTCGGAGCCAATGGGATACTCCGGACATTGCCCGTACCTGTACCGAACTCCAGACGACATCATTCTTTGTGCACACCGCCTGCCAAAGACAAGTCTTCACTTCTCTCTGGATGAGTGCAAAACGTGGAGCGATAACGTGGTGGTCGATGAAGAGCATCACGGGGCATATCCCAGCATGGTGGCATTGAAGGACGGCTCTATCCTGATTGTCTACTACGAAGAGGGAGAGGGTTCCAGCATCCGCGCGCGGAAGTTCAAGGCAACGAAACAAGGCATCGAATGGCTTACGTGGTAA
- a CDS encoding acyl-CoA dehydrogenase family protein, giving the protein MTDIATLNEQQMRMAEELLFSGKRLPSFVKALFFGLFDAERVLPYPNVGDEERSRVDRLVRELNAWADEHLDPVAIDRNENIPEDVIAGLGKLGVLGCTISDEYGGLGLTQFGYCRLVEEIARRCGSTALFVNAHQSIGLKALLLFGTKEQRERWLPPLARGEALAAFALTEPNAGSDAAGVETRAVYDPARNAYVINGKKQWITNGGIADILTVMAQTTVETKNGPQDKVTAFLVTPDMPGFVVTDVALEKVGMRGTKTAKLSFENLVVPAENILGKLGAGLKMALTVLDFGRTTFGAGCTGNCKEMVERATKHAMERHQFQRPLASFGLVKEKLAKMAALVYAMDAATYLTAGLLDRGEEDFMLETAIIKVFASDCQWKICYDTMQILGGRSFFTDEPYERMMRDARLNTIGEGSNEVLRAFIAIVGMRDVGMQLKDVADSVTSPLRALGKAFGIGKTALERAMKTPAIPVRAYQLQDEAKKLGEAVRRFGFSVQRAVIRHRENIVEQQMLLDRLTNAVIALYTVTAVISKLDGLLANADGKSDAIANDLAVGKLYCTMAFETIDRSLDALFKNNDAEIYGISDRLTGYRG; this is encoded by the coding sequence ATGACCGACATCGCGACTCTTAACGAACAGCAAATGCGCATGGCCGAGGAGTTGCTCTTCTCCGGCAAACGGTTACCTAGTTTCGTGAAGGCTCTCTTTTTTGGCCTGTTCGATGCGGAACGCGTTCTTCCCTATCCAAACGTAGGCGACGAGGAAAGATCGCGAGTGGATAGGCTTGTCCGGGAGCTGAATGCGTGGGCGGACGAACACCTCGATCCGGTGGCCATTGACCGCAACGAGAATATCCCGGAAGACGTTATTGCCGGGTTGGGTAAGTTGGGCGTTCTGGGTTGCACGATTTCCGATGAATACGGTGGGCTTGGGCTCACGCAGTTTGGCTACTGCCGGTTGGTCGAAGAAATTGCGCGGCGCTGTGGATCGACGGCCCTTTTCGTTAACGCGCACCAGAGCATCGGTCTCAAGGCATTGCTGCTCTTCGGCACGAAGGAGCAGCGTGAACGTTGGCTGCCGCCGCTTGCGCGGGGCGAGGCGCTTGCGGCTTTCGCGCTGACCGAACCCAACGCTGGTTCCGACGCGGCTGGCGTCGAGACGCGCGCCGTCTATGATCCCGCGCGAAACGCGTACGTGATCAACGGAAAGAAGCAATGGATCACGAACGGGGGAATCGCGGACATACTGACGGTGATGGCGCAGACTACCGTCGAGACCAAGAACGGTCCTCAAGACAAGGTGACCGCGTTTCTGGTCACCCCGGACATGCCCGGTTTCGTTGTCACGGACGTTGCTCTCGAGAAGGTGGGAATGCGCGGCACGAAGACGGCCAAGCTTTCCTTCGAGAATCTGGTGGTGCCAGCGGAGAATATTCTGGGCAAGCTCGGTGCGGGTTTGAAAATGGCCTTGACCGTGCTCGACTTTGGGCGCACGACATTCGGTGCGGGATGCACCGGCAACTGCAAGGAAATGGTGGAACGCGCCACGAAGCACGCAATGGAACGCCATCAGTTTCAGCGACCGTTGGCGTCGTTCGGACTGGTGAAGGAGAAGCTCGCGAAGATGGCCGCCCTGGTGTATGCCATGGATGCGGCCACGTACTTGACCGCCGGTTTGCTTGACCGCGGCGAAGAAGACTTCATGCTGGAAACGGCCATCATCAAGGTCTTCGCAAGCGACTGCCAGTGGAAGATCTGCTATGACACGATGCAGATTCTGGGTGGCCGATCTTTCTTCACCGATGAACCCTATGAACGCATGATGCGCGATGCGCGCCTCAATACTATCGGCGAAGGTTCCAACGAAGTGCTCCGCGCGTTCATCGCCATCGTCGGTATGCGCGACGTGGGCATGCAACTGAAGGACGTCGCCGATTCGGTCACGTCGCCCTTGCGCGCGCTGGGGAAAGCGTTTGGCATTGGCAAGACGGCGCTTGAGCGAGCCATGAAGACACCCGCGATTCCCGTGCGCGCGTACCAACTGCAGGACGAAGCCAAGAAACTGGGCGAGGCCGTACGGCGATTCGGTTTCTCGGTGCAGCGCGCGGTCATTCGGCATCGCGAGAACATCGTCGAGCAGCAGATGCTGCTCGATCGCCTGACGAACGCGGTCATCGCGCTCTACACGGTGACTGCGGTCATCAGCAAACTCGATGGCTTGCTCGCCAACGCGGACGGAAAGTCAGACGCAATAGCCAACGATCTGGCGGTTGGGAAGCTGTATTGCACGATGGCATTCGAGACGATAGACCGTTCGCTGGATGCGCTTTTCAAGAACAATGACGCAGAAATCTACGGGATATCGGATCGCCTGACGGGTTATCGCGGTTGA
- a CDS encoding DUF1446 domain-containing protein, with the protein MSNDALRIGNAQGFWGDSMDAPATLLAQQPDLDYLTLDYLAEVSLSIMAVQQQKDPSLGYARDFVEVVRSLSPAWRGGSKCKVVTNAGGLNPEGCAKACAAALRDAGCSHLKVAIVAGDDVLPLIKAADGGEELLKNLENGDPISSVKERLVTANAYLGAKPVADALVLGADIVITGRVADPSLVVGPCAYHYGWSWEDHDKIAGALIAGHIIECGAQVTGGISTNWLDVPNPETIGFPFVEMAPDGSCVVTKPVGSGGWVTEETVKEQLFYEIGDPADYLSPDARVSFMGLSLRDEGNDRVRVEGAKGSAPTPYYKVSATYRDGYWAQGMLTVFGRNAVKKAKRCGEIVIDRVRRAGFELERTNVECLGTGACGPGLFPEPELLETVLRISVADPRKEAVERFSKELAPLVTSGAQGVTGFSAGRPRVSPVFGYWPCLIEKGRVTPRVHVYESW; encoded by the coding sequence ATGAGTAACGATGCACTGCGAATCGGCAACGCGCAGGGATTCTGGGGCGACAGCATGGATGCCCCGGCGACGTTGTTGGCGCAACAACCGGATCTCGATTACCTGACGCTGGATTATCTCGCGGAAGTGTCGCTGTCGATCATGGCCGTGCAGCAGCAGAAGGACCCCTCGCTCGGCTATGCGCGCGATTTTGTAGAGGTCGTGAGGTCGCTCTCGCCCGCGTGGCGCGGCGGATCGAAGTGTAAGGTCGTTACGAATGCGGGTGGGCTCAATCCGGAGGGGTGCGCGAAGGCGTGCGCCGCTGCGTTGCGCGATGCGGGGTGCAGTCATTTGAAGGTAGCCATTGTCGCGGGGGACGATGTCCTTCCGCTGATAAAGGCGGCGGACGGCGGCGAAGAACTTCTTAAGAACTTGGAAAACGGAGATCCTATCTCGTCGGTGAAAGAAAGACTCGTAACGGCAAATGCCTACTTAGGCGCGAAGCCCGTTGCAGACGCGCTTGTGTTGGGTGCGGATATCGTCATTACCGGCCGCGTGGCCGATCCGAGTCTCGTTGTAGGTCCTTGCGCGTATCACTATGGTTGGTCGTGGGAAGACCACGACAAAATTGCCGGTGCGTTGATTGCAGGGCACATCATCGAATGTGGCGCGCAAGTCACGGGGGGCATATCGACGAACTGGCTCGACGTGCCTAATCCAGAGACGATTGGGTTTCCGTTTGTTGAGATGGCCCCGGATGGTTCCTGTGTCGTGACGAAGCCCGTTGGTAGCGGGGGATGGGTTACGGAAGAAACGGTCAAAGAGCAGCTCTTCTACGAGATCGGAGACCCCGCCGATTACCTCAGTCCCGACGCCCGCGTATCGTTCATGGGGTTATCGCTACGTGACGAGGGTAATGACCGCGTTCGCGTTGAGGGAGCAAAGGGCAGCGCGCCAACGCCGTATTATAAGGTTAGCGCGACGTATCGGGACGGCTATTGGGCGCAGGGCATGCTGACGGTCTTCGGGCGCAATGCAGTGAAGAAGGCTAAGCGTTGCGGCGAGATTGTGATCGACCGTGTGCGCCGCGCCGGATTCGAACTGGAACGCACAAACGTCGAATGCCTCGGCACGGGGGCTTGTGGACCTGGTTTGTTCCCCGAGCCTGAATTGCTGGAAACCGTCCTTCGCATCAGCGTGGCCGATCCACGCAAAGAAGCCGTCGAACGTTTCTCCAAAGAATTGGCGCCGCTTGTCACCAGCGGCGCGCAAGGAGTCACCGGATTCTCCGCGGGTCGCCCGCGAGTCAGCCCAGTGTTTGGCTATTGGCCCTGCCTTATTGAAAAGGGCCGAGTCACGCCACGCGTGCACGTTTACGAATCCTGGTAG
- a CDS encoding MBL fold metallo-hydrolase gives MTPFMTNCYVVRHGGEALIVDPGEFPRELADAIKGYTVRTVVNTHCHCDHCGGNGEVLEQTGAELICHENELPLLRAVPQQGMMFGVPFPPSPEPNRTIDEGDSVRVGDIELQVRFAPGHSPGHIVLVGDGFVLAGDVLFAGSIGRTDLPGGSHQQLLQSISAKLLTLPDETVVYSGHGPATTIGTERRTNPFLVGL, from the coding sequence ATGACCCCGTTCATGACGAATTGTTATGTGGTTCGCCATGGAGGGGAAGCGTTGATTGTAGATCCCGGTGAGTTTCCGAGGGAACTTGCCGATGCCATCAAAGGATATACTGTACGAACCGTGGTCAACACCCATTGCCATTGCGACCATTGCGGTGGAAACGGTGAGGTTTTGGAGCAGACTGGCGCGGAACTGATTTGTCATGAGAACGAACTGCCGTTGCTGCGCGCTGTCCCTCAGCAAGGAATGATGTTCGGCGTTCCATTTCCGCCGTCGCCCGAGCCGAATCGTACAATTGATGAAGGTGATTCCGTTCGCGTAGGTGACATCGAACTCCAGGTTCGTTTCGCGCCGGGTCATTCGCCTGGTCACATTGTGCTTGTGGGAGACGGTTTTGTGCTCGCGGGAGATGTGCTGTTTGCCGGTTCCATAGGCCGCACAGACCTTCCCGGAGGGAGTCATCAACAGTTGCTGCAGTCCATTAGTGCGAAATTGCTGACGCTTCCAGATGAAACGGTGGTTTACAGCGGACACGGTCCTGCAACAACGATCGGAACCGAACGGCGAACCAACCCGTTTCTGGTGGGTCTATGA
- a CDS encoding PAS domain S-box protein, producing the protein MIVRAERTPSPPTPAQRALRIALLYALAASLWIVFSDRILLAWGNDTEFVAMMQTVKGLAFVVFTSLLVLLMVYWDTSSMQRAHDKLSLSEQRFRTCVDQFPYAFLMLDAERRIQVVNAVARSVIGKSDSAILGKRSEDVLKPEVSAAVSPLLEDTYARHTRQQKECVLILGGQEHTYFFDCVPVLDDKGDVLQVLCVGRDMTQRKKAEVERAMLITAIENAAEAVFMTDLEGKIEYANPAFSQITGYAPEEAVGMSTSLLKSGKQDERFYGAMWESLRKGDLWHGRFVNKRKDNSLYEWNATISPVRDSEGRLAHFVSVTRDVTAEVALERQLQQAQKLEAIGTLAGGIAHDFNNILAAVMGYAEMALQELEPNMEAYADVKKVLQASSRATALVRQLLTFSRQMEERRVHAHIDAVAHEALTLLRALIPASVEIKEVLGGQDGYVFADISQLQQVIVNLCTNAYQAMVDGKGQIELSTRLITVQAGSSHGIPDLQEGQHVVLAVKDTGIGIDSNNLERIFDPFFTTKEMGKGSGLGLSTVHGIVRAHGGILNVKSELGVGSVFEVWLPAVKAPENLEHAQQQQLTGRSECILVVDDEEILAELLCRQLERFGYRVVMATDSEEALRLFRENPRRFDLLITDQNMPQLTGMQLSQEVLRLRKGLPIILATGYSVPLTREEATSLGIRAYLNKPIEAYRMAQVVRQVLDEACRESAT; encoded by the coding sequence ATGATCGTGCGTGCCGAACGAACTCCTTCACCCCCGACCCCCGCACAACGCGCCCTGCGAATCGCTCTGCTCTATGCGCTGGCAGCCAGCCTATGGATTGTCTTCTCGGATCGAATCCTCCTGGCGTGGGGAAACGACACTGAGTTTGTAGCGATGATGCAGACCGTTAAAGGCCTTGCTTTCGTCGTGTTTACATCGCTGCTGGTTTTGCTGATGGTCTACTGGGACACATCGTCGATGCAGCGGGCGCACGACAAGTTGTCACTGAGCGAACAGCGTTTCAGGACATGTGTCGATCAGTTCCCCTACGCGTTTCTAATGCTCGACGCAGAGCGACGAATCCAAGTCGTGAACGCCGTGGCACGTTCGGTGATAGGCAAGTCGGATTCGGCAATCCTTGGAAAACGAAGCGAAGATGTACTGAAACCGGAAGTGTCCGCCGCGGTGTCGCCTCTGCTCGAAGACACGTATGCGAGGCACACGCGGCAGCAAAAGGAATGCGTACTGATATTGGGCGGACAAGAGCACACCTATTTCTTCGATTGCGTTCCGGTGCTCGACGATAAAGGCGACGTTCTGCAAGTGCTCTGCGTGGGTAGAGATATGACTCAGCGGAAGAAGGCCGAAGTGGAACGCGCGATGCTCATAACGGCCATAGAAAATGCCGCGGAGGCCGTCTTCATGACGGACTTGGAGGGCAAGATCGAATATGCCAATCCTGCATTCTCTCAAATCACTGGATATGCGCCTGAAGAAGCCGTGGGGATGTCCACATCTCTGCTCAAGAGCGGCAAGCAGGACGAGCGCTTCTACGGCGCAATGTGGGAGTCCTTGAGGAAAGGCGACCTCTGGCATGGGCGTTTTGTGAACAAGCGAAAGGACAATTCGCTGTACGAATGGAATGCCACCATTTCGCCGGTGCGCGATTCCGAAGGCCGCTTGGCACACTTCGTTTCCGTGACGCGCGACGTGACGGCCGAGGTCGCGCTGGAACGTCAATTGCAGCAGGCGCAAAAGCTGGAAGCCATCGGAACCTTGGCGGGCGGGATCGCCCACGATTTCAACAATATCTTAGCCGCTGTCATGGGATATGCGGAGATGGCATTGCAGGAATTGGAGCCCAATATGGAGGCGTACGCAGACGTTAAGAAGGTGCTGCAGGCATCGTCACGCGCGACTGCCCTCGTACGGCAGCTATTAACGTTCAGCAGACAGATGGAAGAACGCCGTGTTCATGCACATATCGATGCCGTTGCGCACGAAGCGCTGACACTGCTACGCGCCCTAATCCCCGCGTCGGTCGAAATCAAGGAAGTGCTAGGTGGACAGGACGGGTACGTATTCGCGGACATCTCCCAGTTACAGCAGGTCATCGTCAATCTCTGCACGAACGCGTATCAGGCAATGGTAGACGGAAAAGGACAAATCGAATTGTCGACGCGGCTTATCACGGTCCAAGCGGGGTCGTCTCACGGAATCCCGGATCTTCAGGAAGGACAGCACGTGGTACTCGCAGTGAAAGACACGGGGATCGGTATAGACAGCAACAATCTTGAGCGTATTTTCGACCCGTTCTTTACGACGAAGGAAATGGGAAAAGGCTCCGGTTTAGGCCTCTCTACCGTACACGGAATTGTGCGCGCGCACGGCGGGATATTGAACGTAAAAAGCGAACTGGGCGTGGGATCTGTCTTCGAGGTTTGGCTACCGGCAGTCAAAGCGCCAGAAAACCTGGAGCATGCGCAGCAGCAACAACTTACAGGCAGAAGCGAATGCATACTGGTAGTGGATGACGAGGAAATCCTCGCCGAATTGTTGTGCCGGCAACTCGAGCGCTTTGGGTATCGGGTTGTCATGGCCACAGACAGCGAGGAAGCGCTGCGCCTGTTCCGAGAGAATCCCAGACGGTTCGATTTGCTGATAACCGACCAAAACATGCCACAGCTAACCGGCATGCAATTGTCCCAGGAGGTTCTGCGGCTGCGCAAGGGGCTGCCGATCATATTGGCAACGGGCTATAGCGTACCCCTGACAAGGGAGGAAGCAACAAGCCTGGGTATTCGGGCGTATCTAAACAAACCGATCGAGGCGTATCGCATGGCGCAAGTCGTTCGGCAGGTATTGGACGAGGCTTGCCGAGAGTCCGCCACGTAG
- the pfkA gene encoding 6-phosphofructokinase — protein MKKIGVLTSGGDSPGMNAAIRAVVRAGSYHGLEVWGIYRGYQGLIDDQVRVLGPRDVSGIINRGGTIIHTARCKPFFEAEGRTKAAETLRKHGIEGLVVVGGDGSYRGALALHSEHGIRCIGLPGTIDNDIGGTDYTIGYDTALNTAMDAIDRLRDTAMSHDRIFYVEVMGRRSGYLAMMSGIAGGAEEILVPESPTEVERIVEHLRVGQAAGKRSAIIVVAEGDEAGGAFDTAKKIADISEFKDFRVTVIGHLQRGGTPSAFDRLLASRMGVRAVEALLEGETGKMVAINANNILLRPLSETWECRTQFDPGFDRIARILAS, from the coding sequence ATGAAGAAGATTGGGGTTCTGACAAGTGGGGGCGATTCGCCGGGTATGAATGCCGCGATTCGCGCCGTCGTCCGCGCGGGTTCCTATCACGGACTCGAAGTCTGGGGGATATACCGTGGCTATCAAGGGCTGATCGACGACCAGGTCAGAGTGCTGGGACCGCGCGACGTGAGCGGTATTATCAATCGCGGCGGCACCATCATTCACACCGCGCGCTGCAAACCCTTCTTCGAAGCGGAAGGACGCACCAAGGCCGCCGAAACGTTGCGCAAGCATGGTATCGAGGGGCTCGTTGTCGTTGGTGGCGACGGATCGTACCGTGGTGCGCTGGCGCTGCATTCGGAACACGGCATTCGATGCATTGGCCTGCCCGGCACCATCGACAACGACATCGGCGGAACGGACTACACCATCGGCTACGACACGGCGCTGAATACCGCGATGGATGCTATTGACCGGTTACGAGATACGGCCATGTCACACGACCGCATCTTCTACGTGGAAGTCATGGGCCGCCGAAGCGGATATCTCGCCATGATGAGCGGCATCGCTGGGGGCGCGGAGGAAATTCTCGTGCCCGAAAGCCCGACAGAAGTTGAGCGGATCGTGGAACATCTTCGTGTGGGTCAAGCTGCCGGGAAACGTTCGGCTATCATAGTTGTTGCAGAGGGTGATGAGGCCGGTGGCGCATTCGATACCGCAAAGAAGATCGCCGACATCAGTGAATTCAAAGACTTTCGCGTGACCGTAATCGGTCACTTGCAGCGCGGCGGAACGCCGTCGGCGTTTGACCGATTGCTGGCTAGCAGGATGGGCGTGCGCGCCGTGGAAGCGCTGCTCGAAGGCGAGACCGGCAAGATGGTGGCGATCAACGCAAACAACATCCTGTTGCGACCGCTCTCCGAAACCTGGGAATGCCGGACGCAGTTCGATCCGGGCTTCGATCGCATCGCACGAATTCTCGCGAGTTAA
- a CDS encoding GHMP kinase → MAEHRRRVINAMAPIRVCDLGGWTDTWFAEKGAVFNIGVYPYAEVQIYVTEDGNPENRITINAENFGDRYTIDPARIRYDRHPLIEASIDIMELPKSLSFEVNLYSAAPAGASTGTSAAVTVALLGALDLLTPGQRTPHEIAALAHKVETQKLGLQCGIQDQLCSAYGGICFIEMFQYPYASVSQISVPNSVWWELERRLVLVFLGHSHSSSDVHGQVIQRLDQEGADKSALTPLRAAAHAGKDALFKGDFDALGSCMIANTKAQAALHPKLVSADAEAVIDLARQHSAVGWKVNGAGGEGGSLTILFGAEGERKRSFIESLPTLDPKYQVIPTYLSRMGLRRWEVEER, encoded by the coding sequence ATGGCCGAGCACCGGCGTAGAGTCATCAATGCAATGGCGCCCATTCGGGTATGCGATTTGGGCGGTTGGACGGATACGTGGTTTGCAGAAAAAGGGGCCGTGTTCAATATCGGCGTCTATCCGTACGCGGAAGTGCAGATCTATGTAACCGAAGACGGCAACCCCGAAAATCGCATCACAATAAACGCGGAGAACTTCGGTGACCGGTACACCATTGACCCGGCGCGAATTCGCTACGACCGTCATCCGCTGATTGAGGCATCCATCGATATCATGGAACTGCCGAAGTCCTTGAGTTTTGAAGTGAATCTATATAGCGCAGCACCCGCGGGCGCTTCGACAGGGACTTCGGCGGCGGTAACCGTGGCCTTACTTGGCGCGTTGGATCTTCTCACGCCGGGACAACGCACGCCGCACGAAATCGCCGCGCTCGCCCACAAAGTCGAAACACAGAAACTTGGATTGCAATGCGGCATTCAAGATCAGTTGTGCAGCGCGTACGGTGGCATCTGTTTCATCGAGATGTTTCAGTATCCGTACGCGTCGGTATCGCAGATCTCGGTACCGAATTCAGTATGGTGGGAGTTGGAGCGCCGCTTGGTTCTCGTGTTCTTGGGACACTCTCATTCTTCCAGCGACGTGCATGGCCAAGTCATTCAACGCTTGGATCAAGAAGGCGCCGACAAGTCCGCGCTCACTCCTCTGCGAGCGGCAGCGCACGCGGGCAAGGATGCGCTGTTCAAAGGGGACTTCGACGCTCTGGGGTCGTGCATGATCGCCAATACCAAAGCCCAGGCAGCCCTGCATCCCAAACTGGTGTCGGCGGATGCCGAAGCCGTCATCGATTTGGCCAGGCAGCATTCGGCCGTGGGTTGGAAAGTTAATGGCGCGGGCGGCGAAGGTGGAAGTCTGACTATCCTCTTTGGGGCGGAAGGCGAACGCAAGCGCTCGTTCATAGAGTCCCTGCCCACACTCGATCCCAAGTACCAAGTCATTCCCACCTACCTTTCTCGCATGGGATTGCGAAGGTGGGAAGTCGAGGAACGGTAA